A stretch of Tachyglossus aculeatus isolate mTacAcu1 chromosome 3, mTacAcu1.pri, whole genome shotgun sequence DNA encodes these proteins:
- the MYORG gene encoding myogenesis-regulating glycosidase → MLRGSAESQPSPRLRRRGAPGPAAMYTFLPESFSPAKAKTPKELKPLVASALLGLLLLLAAAVAWGYYTASLRKAERLKAELLDLRPNGFSIRNQRGEAVFRLAFGSGSLDLESCAREGDVLSCGRSSQGRLNFFIQTVRPKDTVMCYRVRWEEFSEAAAVVHIMYQGDARWYGGAEMSTQHWPIRLSGQQDPRPFLTSDVYSSRGSFGGILERYWLSSKAAAIKINDSVPFHLGWNASDGSLVFQARYGDSPYGPPPGRAPFPELSYRVCVGSDVTSIHKYMVRRYFDKPSKVPAEAAFRYPIWSTWALFRSDIDQDKILRFAEKIHQHGFNCSHIEIDDMYTPRYGDFSFDPAKFPNASEMFRQLGRGGFRVTLWVHPFVNYDSPNFGEGIERRLFVREPTGRLPAMVRWWNGIGAILDFTNPAARDWFQGHLRRLRDQYGVASFKFDGGEVSYLPQAFSTFRPLADPNLWSRRYTEMAVPFYELAEVRVGYHSQNISCFFRLIDRDSVWGHELGLKSLIPAVLTVSMLGYPFILPDMIGGNSVPGSADGPTPAGPASASGLPDRELYVRWLEVAAFMPAMQFSIPPWLYDREVVEIARKFTALRASLVAPLLLELAGEVTDTGDPIVRPIWWISPSDETAHRVDSQFLIGDTLMVAPVLEPGKQERDVYLPAGKWRSYKGELIDKAPILLTDYPVDLDEVAYFTWVS, encoded by the coding sequence ATGCTCCGGGGCTCCGCCGAGAGCCAGCCGTCTCCCCGTCTGAGGAGGCGCGGggcgcccggccccgccgccatGTACACCTTCCTGCCGGAGAGCTTCTCGCCGGCCAAGGCCAAGACCCCTAAAGAGCTGAAGCCCCTGGTGGCGTCGGCACTGCTGggcctgctcctgctgctggctGCCGCGGTGGCCTGGGGCTACTACACGGCCTCGCTGCGCAAGGCCGAGCGGCTCAAGGCGGAGCTGCTGGACCTGCGGCCCAACGGCTTCTCCATCCGCAACCAGCGGGGCGAGGCGGTGTTCCGGCTGGCCTTCGGGTCCGGCAGCCTGGACCTGGAGTCCTGCGCCCGGGAGGGTGACGTGCTGAGCTGCGGCCGCTCGAGCCAGGGCCGGCTCAACTTCTTCATCCAGACGGTGCGGCCCAAGGACACGGTCATGTGCTACCGGGTGCGCTGGGAGGAGTTCTCGGAGGCGGCTGCCGTGGTGCACATCATGTACCAAGGGGACGCGCGCTGGTACGGCGGGGCGGAGATGAGCACCCAGCACTGGCCCATCCGGCTGTCGGGCCAGCAGGACCCGCGGCCCTTTCTGACCAGCGACGTCTACTCCTCCCGGGGCAGCTTCGGGGGCATCCTGGAGCGCTACTGGCTGTCGTCCAAGGCGGCCGCCATCAAGATCAACGACTCGGTGCCCTTCCACCTGGGCTGGAACGCCTCAGACGGCTCCCTGGTCTTCCAGGCCCGCTACGGGGACTCCCCGTACGGGCCgccgccgggccgggccccctTCCCCGAGCTGAGCTACCGGGTGTGCGTGGGCTCGGACGTCACCTCCATCCACAAGTACATGGTGCGGCGCTACTTCGACAAGCCGTCCAAGGTCCCCGCCGAGGCGGCCTTCCGCTACCCGATCTGGTCCACCTGGGCCCTGTTCAGGAGCGACATCGACCAGGACAAGATCCTGCGCTTCGCCGAGAAGATCCACCAGCACGGCTTCAACTGCAGCCACATCGAGATCGATGACATGTACACCCCCCGCTACGGCGACTTCTCCTTCGACCCTGCCAAGTTCCCCAACGCCAGCGAGATGTTCCGCCAGCTGGGCCGGGGCGGCTTCCGGGTCACCCTGTGGGTCCACCCCTTCGTCAACTACGACTCCCCCAACTTCGGTGAGGGCATCGAGCGCCGGCTGTTTGTCCGGGAGCCCACCGGCCGCCTGCCGGCCATGGTGCGGTGGTGGAACGGCATCGGCGCCATCTTGGACTTCACCAACCCGGCCGCCCGGGACTGGTTCCAGGGCCACCTGCGCCGGCTGCGGGACCAGTACGGCGTGGCGTCCTTCAAGTTCGACGGGGGGGAGGTCAGCTACCTGCCGCAGGCCTTCAGCACCTTCCGCCCGCTGGCGGACCCCAACCTCTGGAGCCGGCGCTACACGGAGATGGCCGTCCCCTTCTACGAGCTGGCGGAGGTGCGGGTGGGCTACCACTCGCAGAACATCTCCTGCTTCTTCCGCCTCATCGACCGTGACTCGGTCTGGGGCCACGAGCTCGGCCTCAAGTCCCTGATCCCGGCCGTGCTGACGGTCAGCATGCTGGGCTACCCCTTCATCCTGCCCGACATGATCGGCGGCAACTCCGTGCCCGGCTCGGCGGACGGCCCCACCCCCGCCGGGCCCGCCTCCGCCTCCGGCCTCCCCGACCGGGAGCTGTACGTCCGCTGGCTGGAGGTGGCCGCCTTCATGCCGGCCATGCAGTTCTCCATCCCGCCCTGGCTGTACGACCGCGAGGTGGTGGAGATCGCCCGCAAGTTCACCGCCCTGCGGGCCTCGCTGGTGGCCCCGCTGCTGCTGGAGCTGGCCGGGGAGGTGACGGACACCGGGGATCCCATCGTCCGGCCCATCTGGTGGATCTCGCCCAGCGACGAGACGGCCCACAGGGTCGACTCGCAGTTCCTCATCGGCGACACGCTCATGGTGGCCCCCGTGCTGGAGCCCGGTAAGCAGGAGCGGGACGTCTACCTGCCCGCCGGAAAGTGGCGCAGCTACAAGGGGGAGCTGATCGACAAGGCGCCCATCCTGCTGACCGACTACCCCGTGGACCTGGACGAGGTGGCCTACTTCACCTGGGTGTCCTAG
- the NUDT2 gene encoding bis(5'-nucleosyl)-tetraphosphatase [asymmetrical] — translation MALRACGLIIFRRPRIPKVDNNAIEFLLLQASNGTHHWTPPKGHVDPGENDLETALRETQEEAGLAPSQLTLIEGFKSELSYVAWNKPKTVIYWLAEVNDYNAEIRLSDEHQAYRWLGLEEACQLAQFEDMERSLRQGHQFLCSSE, via the exons ATGGCTCTAAGAGCTTGTGGTTTGATCATCTTCCGGCGACCTCGCATCCCCAAGGTGGACAACAATGCCATCGAGTTTCTTCTGCTGCAGGCGTCGAACGGGACTCACCACTGGACTCCTCCGAAAG GCCACGTGGACCCGGGAGAGAACGATCTGGAGACCGCCCTGCGGGAGACCCAGGAGGAAGCGGGCCTGGCCCCCAGCCAGCTGACCCTCATCGAAGGGTTCAAGAGCGAGCTGAGCTACGTGGCGTGGAACAAACCCAAGACGGTGATCTACTGGCTGGCAGAAGTGAACGACTACAACGCCGAGATCCGCCTCTCAGATGAGCACCAGGCTTACCGCTGGCTGGGCCTGGAGGAGGCGTGCCAGCTGGCACAGTTCGAGGACATGGAGCGCTCGCTCAGACAAGGGCACCAGTTCCTCTGCTCCAGTGAGTAA